The nucleotide window AAACTTAAAAGGAGAATAAtaggtaaaaataataaaaaaaaaaccgaTAAAAATAAACAAGAATAATAAGAATAAGTAAAAAGGAAGTTTAATAGTAAATCGGTAAATAAATAAGTGATATATAAAATagtaaagaaaaataataataatgttgctAAAAGGTAAAAATATGTTAATAAggaagataataaaaataatgagcTAATAATATGatagtagtaataataacaataatagtaaaaataaaatattataataaataaaataataataatagcaataaaaGAAATCATAATAGTGATATTAAATAAAGTAATAGTAACAGAAATGGTGCTAATATTGATAgtaacaaaataaagaaaataaaaaaattgtaatgATAATAATGACGTGAATAATAAGAAAAGTAAAAATGATAAGTAACAATAGTGAGAacaataagtataataataaatataatgatatataaaaaaataccATATAtaaagagtatatatatatacatgtataagaTATAATAgggtaaaaatagatataataataatatgtaaataaaagtatatatatacttatattatGATATTAaaagatgtatatatatactagggataataataataataataataataataataatactatatagATATGGTAATGTATAATACAAttactaaaaatatataataacgaTAGAAGAACacaatattaaaagaatatatatatgatacacatattaaatgataataatattagaaaacaaTTATTAAAGGTATTACCTAAAAATACATACgcatgttaaaaataaaataaatatatggtGATATTAACGGTATGTGCAGAATATATATTTGGATATTATACGTAATATAtaagagaatatatatatatatatatatatatatatatatatatatatatatatatatatatatatggtattaaaAGGAGAAATATGCATAATATATATGTACAGATGTATAAAAATATAGACACAGTATAGTattaacacatatatacataacatggAGCATAATACCTAAATTAAAAGAATACTAGgttatatacaaatatattaataaGAATTATAGTATTAAGACTATTAATAATATctttataacatatatttataagtATCAAATAAAAGCGATAATAATGATCCATTAATAAAGATACAACCATAATAAAATGCAATAAATAATATTACAATTAAATTAGCATAATGAGGAaaaggaaaggactaaatcgaactaaaaatggaatcttgaggctgatttaaaataaatgaagaaaaagGGGATTAATTTGGATACGCGAGCAAACaggagggaccaaaagggaaaATATCCCTTCCCCCTAAAACACAACATTTTATacaggactaaaatgaaatagaAGTAAAGTTATAGgggaaaaattaaagaaaaaggaaatagcGCGAGACCCTATTGAACTAAGcctcaaaagcggaaggactgagggcgcaaataacccctcagtccaaaaacacgcggatcctgggcATAGGCGGGTCGGGTGTTCGGGTCTTGGTcgaaacgatgccgttttggcGCCTGAAATCAaggcccaaaacgacgtcgtatgGTCCCTTTATAAATACCAAAATCTTggcaaaaaaaatcatttctccagcctctttaaaaaaaaaatctcttctcTCCCTCTGGGCTAAACCCAGAAACCGGCCAAGGAGGCCACCGACgggtaattttttctttttcttattattttttttatgtttttttatttatgtatAAATGAGGGAATGAATCTAAGaacaaaatgaaaatgaagtTAAATCACCTTGGATTCGCTACTTTCGTTCTCCGATCTCTGATATTGGGCTCTTTTCCTGCTTTTGATATTGCTAGTGTCTATATTCTGTTTTTTGTATATTTGAAAACTAATATTGCTTTTTATTTCACAAGTGCCGATCCCGCTTACAAAGGCTTTGATTTTGCTCTTTTATAGCTATTTACATGCTTATCATCTACATATTTACCATTTTTTCCTTCTTTGTATGGCAGACAAACAGCGGTGGTAGTGCCACTAGCATGAGGCAGTGGTTGGAGCCAGGAGACcctaggtgcggcgcacctaggGTTTGAAACTTTTTTCTTTAAAGGTTTGGGCTGGGTTTGGGTCAAACGGGTTagagggttttgggcccaaaaattgggcttgtacatatATATGTAccaaaagaattttttttaaaaatttaagtggcTATCAAAAGAAAAATCTACAAATTTTGAATGAACGACTCCATGTATTTACaatgaaataattatatatatttaattaataagtgGTTGGAAGAAATGGAAGTAGAATTCTTTtctaaacattttaattaaatttaaattttaaaattgacattaTTGAAAGGACTTTACCTAAATACTATTCTCGCTCGAATAAAATTATACTCAAATGAGAACACCTGTaattatacaaatatatattGAAAAAGCAACATCATCAATTGGTAAAAATGCTTAAGGCAACAGCTTTATATCATATAATGTTACCTAATTCTCATTATAATATACACagttattttaaattcaaataagTTTCATCTAAATTACCAGCTAAGATATATTAATATGCATTCGAATAATTTGATCTAATTTATAATCAACGTTGATATGATATATAAAGTGGTACTAATATATTCAACACTTTATTTTCGTAAACTTTCTAAAAGTAACCCTATCCAAAGTACTTGCTCATCatgataattataaaaatatatattaaacattaacgtaataaaaacaaaaacattatACACTCATTATTGATTGATAGACAAGagagagatggagagaaaaagattACAATGAGGGGGATAGAAATTGCACAACacattattttaatttacttttttttccttttcttttgcatGGCTTTTGACTTTATTTGCCATGAAAACAAAAACTAAACGTAATTTAATTATACATTGCTATAACTTTTTTTTATTGGCATCACTCGAGCAATGATCTTCCACTTGTAGAACcccttttttccctttctttgaACCGTTTAAACTTTTTGGGAAGCATCTGAAGTTTTTTCCTTCGTATTTTGAGCTTCAACACCTCCTCTTCCTCTACTTTCGTACGGTTGAGGAGCCGTTGTGTTTACATCCGAAGACACGACCGACTCGAGTTTAATGACATCAACTATGTGCTGGTCTGATAGTTGAAGCTTTGGATCTTCCACCACCATTTTCTTTGGGTGGTTCTTGTAGATTGCATAAAGTATCATTTGAAGTATCCCAAAGATAAACCCTAGTACGTTTGGTacctgaattttttttaaaaaaaaatgaagtttaattattattgatatgGTAATTAAAAAAAGGTAGAGACTAAACTATTCACTTCTGTAGTAGAGGGACCAATTTGCTCATAATGTTATAGTATAAGGAGTTCCAAGCAAATTAACCAATTGAAAAAGGTTATTGCATGAATGAAGTAATGTACCGCAATGTTCATATCCTTCAACAAAAGGCCATAGAAGAACCACATCACTGCTCCTACGGTAAGAAACACTGATAAAGTAAACGGCATGAACTCAACACTCTTTGTCTTCATGACCTTTCTCTGCAAGAAAAACAGAGAATTTACGGTTTAAATATAATCCTATTCAGACCGGAAGTGatattcaatttcaaaattgagacaatGATACTCACCACGATAGCAAGTGGTGCCGCGAACACACTCAAAGAGAACCCCATGCAAATGTATCCGAGAATGTGGAGACGGGTCATGGGATTATGAAGGAAGTAAGTGGAGAAAAAGACAAGTCCGAACCCGAAAATATTGAATAGGAGCATAAGCTTCACAGTTTCGAGCTGAAAATTTTCCACCATTTGGGAATTGAATTAGATTCATGATGAACTTCATGAAACACGTATAAATATCTAGggctttttttttagaatttaccTTTTCCTTCTTTCTACCATAGTAAATGTAAGTGACAATGTAAAAAGATTGAATGAAACAGCAGAAAGTGTTGATGGTAATTAGTAGCATAGCATCCTTCTTAAGAAGTGCATAGTAAATCCAAAGCATCGCACTGAACAGTGATACCACATAGGGTAATGATTGGAACCCTTCTGATGTTTTCTTCTTGTAGATTTGATAAAATGTTGGCCTGCAAAAATTATTACATCACCATCTCCATTAACAAGGCATAATTTATATAGAGAAAATTCATGAAATAACACCAAAAACAAAAAGACTTACAAGGGAGAAAGGGAGACCATAAATGAAACAACGTTGCCTAAAAACAAGAAAACATGGAGTTAGAGTAAATTATAATATGCAAAGAAGAAgggaatatgaatatatatatgtatgtaccgAGGATGCCAAAAACGAAAACCCAAGAAAGGTGAAGAGCCATCTTTTATTTGTATTAGATGAATATTATGTAAAGAATACCCTCTCTTTTTTCTctcactctctctctctctctctctctctgtgaAAGAGAAAGTGAATATTTGTCAACTGAGGCTGATTCCAATGATCTCTCTCTCAGTTGCTATGAAGCAATCTCTAGGACGTCCATATTTATAGGGATGAAAAGGAAGGTGCCGACGTGTGGGGTGAAGTAAGAAATCCAAAAAAGTGATGTCAAGTTTACaataagaaaaatgtgaaaaaaGTGGCTAATCATTGAAAAAGAATGTTTTGAGGGTtgagttaaaatttaaaatttttcggGGCCAAAGTGAAAGAATCTATGTTAAACTtggattgaattattattttttagagggaccaaaaatataaatttaaggggATAAAGGGATCAATTTAGATTGTTAATTTAACAAGGGCTAAAAATGATATTATACCATCTAACCATGAGGGTCGAAGGCCTATCTCCCCCTTGCTACGCTTTTattgattatatatttttatacgtgGTCATTAAAAGTAAAGTCCCTTGAATGTacatttaaaaactttttatggAGTGCCATCCTTAAATTTATAGaaagtttataaaatataaaaataaataagttgGGTTCTGTTGTCCTTTTTATGGCTTCATGTGGGATCTTTTACGTTTAGAGATATGCTAATTGCTTTTGTAATTAACTTCCCTAGGATAAATAGGCATTCCAAGTGATTAAACAAATCACCAATATGGATTGGTCCCACTATAGTTCTTTATGATGTGTCGTCCACCAAGTGGTTTAAGGTTTACAACTCATACTTGATTGGGTCTCATATCTTGGATGGGGAGTCCTAAAGTACTTACCCATAATTCATTCCTCGTTTTCATGGTTAGGTTGGGtcacaatttcataatttataattttttttagtttaggttaaaaatttatgttattatttacaATAATATTattgaggaaaaaaaaaagactgGAGGTGGATATAATAGTTTACACAACAATTTAGTGTTAAGAGTCACTAGAGGAGTAGGAGAATGGTTTATAAGGCATGAAAAGTGAAGCACAAGGATAGGTATTTTGTAGGCTAGGGTAATCATCCCTTAACTCTAGTTTTTGATATGTGTTCGGCAATAATTCTCTCATGGTTAATCACTTAATATGATAGCCTTCTAGATAGGTAGAATAGGATTGACATGGACCAAGCGAGATCCTACATATGATCTACACAAAGAATGAACCAACAGTATTATTTGGCAACGTATATAAGTGGTGCTTCACGTTCCGTGTATATGTACATCAGCAAAAGGTCCATAATTGGTGAAATGTTTCCCTCTAGCAAAGTTGTAACTGGTAAAGTTGTGATTGACAAAGTGAGGGTGCAATGACCATTCTAACAAGGTATAATAGGCCTTTGGAAAATTCTGATTCAAACTTAGTAGAACTCAATGCTATTTGAATCGTCTTCGGAATTTTGTTAAATCTAAATGGGTAAATTGTTAATATTTGATTTTTGAGACAAGCTAATTGGTAGTTTATTCGTGGTACTCTAATTTGTGGAAGCATCCTCGATGGCTTGTTGATACaatttaaattacttataattgtATCTTCCTGCATAAATGATCAATTACTAACAcatagtaattaaatcatttggCATAGAATAATGACCTATGGCCACATTATTTTTCTATCAACTATGCAATGCCAACGAGAAGATATCATTTTCTCttattgggctatgaattccactattgtaagTAAAATTATCTCATACATAAGTTGTATATTCAACATACCAACTTTCGGGTTTATTACAAGTTGAGCACAGGCTTTCAACACATCAAAGTATACGGGTTACATACATATAGTAGGTTACTTACTCAGGATTGAGCTAaaccacactatgaacgtcacaagtgaataaatccataaacaaaatCTAAGATATATTCAACTTGGGTCTTGTCTGATGTATTATCAGTCTAGACAAATGcacctatgtctctatctttCTAGAAGTCATCTGCTCTGATATGTAAGACAAGgtatctccctaattggacttgatagatggcaTAATAGTCCCTTGAATCAATTTTCTCAATTTTGATTCTTCAGACTATGAACCATTTATGTTgcctactaatataagttatcttCTCGAATTATGATCCGACCACATAATACAACaaaatattagttaaacattacaTAATCGGTGAACCAATATTTGCTCATACATTTTTCTTTGCCTGCAAAAATCATTGAGGACAAATACAAAAGATAATAAcgtaaatgatgaaattttatttaaCTAATTTGGTCAAA belongs to Gossypium arboreum isolate Shixiya-1 chromosome 7, ASM2569848v2, whole genome shotgun sequence and includes:
- the LOC108483294 gene encoding bidirectional sugar transporter SWEET10-like, which codes for MALHLSWVFVFGILGNVVSFMVSLSPLPTFYQIYKKKTSEGFQSLPYVVSLFSAMLWIYYALLKKDAMLLITINTFCCFIQSFYIVTYIYYGRKKEKLETVKLMLLFNIFGFGLVFFSTYFLHNPMTRLHILGYICMGFSLSVFAAPLAIVRKVMKTKSVEFMPFTLSVFLTVGAVMWFFYGLLLKDMNIAVPNVLGFIFGILQMILYAIYKNHPKKMVVEDPKLQLSDQHIVDVIKLESVVSSDVNTTAPQPYESRGRGGVEAQNTKEKTSDASQKV